A single Cannabis sativa cultivar Pink pepper isolate KNU-18-1 chromosome 7, ASM2916894v1, whole genome shotgun sequence DNA region contains:
- the LOC115697882 gene encoding uncharacterized protein LOC115697882 isoform X2, with the protein MDESWRMPMSESHHSRRRSTEQAAVFADSTDTLDPEDFSDVFGGPPRSVYWRKVSADFAGATSNSFYDEIFRPQESFNSGRRGFPAFRIPGGNDLGFYGDVFGSDRRDDGGGERMSRERSRPNSKAKSKSKSASSSVLSSEEMSPVVGEHVALSDFASKLRRSSTTLMQAEESLLKKQLGRINSNIIPSFFYGASRSPNDNNSFVEQAQFMETDIDQNTVHNWSSTTLVNNNNKSSSSQYFGFSRRVSSPETVSVKISLDDFDEQLNSPASSAVSSLCHDGSTINQTKSETHGTIDQVDQDELRDEDHEDEYEYDDDDEVNSSYVIEIGSDYRERTSSENAVAIDDAIAWAKERLQTYTNSEKELNTSLKEEDKESAKLVEEAMPNTRTFPQELMDNKHGIVQSSESQMEMRLQDENIRLWSSGKEKDIRLLLSTLHYILWANSGWSAISLTNLIESSQVKKAYQKARLCLHPDKLQQRGVTLPQKYVADKAFSILQDAWASFISQDAI; encoded by the exons atggaCGAATCTTGGCGAATGCCGATGTCGGAGAGCCACCACTCGCGGCGGCGATCCACAGAGCAAGCTGCAGTGTTCGCCGATTCCACCGATACTCTCGATCCCGAGGACTTCTCCGACGTATTTGGAGGTCCGCCTCGAAGTGTTTACTGGAGGAAAGTTTCAGCTGATTTCGCTGGTGCCACTTCGAATTCATTTTACGATGAGATTTTCAGGCCGCAGGAGAGTTTTAACTCCGGTAGACGGGGATTTCCGGCGTTCAGGATTCCCGGTGGAAACGATCTTGGATTCTACGGCGATGTTTTTGGATCTGATCGTCGTGATGACGGCGGTGGAGAACGTATGTCGAGGGAAAGGTCGAGGCCGAATTCGAAGGCGAAATCGAAATCGAAGTCGGCTTCTTCTTCTGTGCTTAGCTCGGAGGAAATGAGTCCGGTGGTCGGAGAACACGTGGCGTTGTCGGATTTCGCTTCCAAGCTCAG AAGAAGCTCAACCACATTAATGCAAGCAGAGGAAAGTTTATTGAAGAAACAGTTAGGAAGAATCAACAGTAATATTATTCCAAGTTTCTTCTATGGCGCCAGCCGTAGTCCTAATGATAATAATTCCTTTGTTGAACAAGCCCAATTCATGGAGACTGATATTGACCAAAACACCGTCCACAATTGGAGTAGTACTACTttagtaaataataataataagtcatCTTCTTCTCAATATTTTGGGTTCTCCAGAAGGGTCTCTTCCCCTGAAACTGTTAGTGTCAAGATCTCTCTAGACGATTTTGACGAACAGCTCAACTCTCCAGCCTCTTCTGCAGTCTCTTCTTTATGTCATGATGGTAGTACGATCAATCAAACTAAATCAGAAACACATGGGACTATTGATCAAGTTGATCAAGATGAATTAAGAGATGAAGATCATGAGGATGAGTATgagtatgatgatgatgatgaagttaATAGTTCTTATGTGATTGAAATTGGTTCAGATTATAGAGAAAGGACATCATCTGAAAATGCTGTTGCTATTGATGATGCCATTGCTTGGGCTAAAGAGAGGTTACAAACATATACTAATAGTGAAAAAGAACTCAACACAAGTCTCAAGGAAGAGGATAAAGAGTCTGCCAAATTGGTTGAAGAAG CAATGCCTAATACAAGGACATTTCCCCAAGAACTAATGGATAACAAACATGGAATAGTTCAATCTTCAGAG TCACAGATGGAAATGAGATTACAAGATGAGAATATAAGGTTATGGTCATCTGGAAAAGAAAAAGACATTCGTTTGCTTCTTTCAACACTGCATTAT ATATTATGGGCCAACAGTGGGTGGTCAGCAATTTCATTGACAAACCTAATAGAAAGCTCACAAGTTAAAAAAGCATATCAGAAAGCAAGGCTGTGTCTTCATCCAGACAAACTACAGCAAAGAGGAGTAACACTTCCTCAAAAATATGTTGCTGACAAAGCCTTTTCCATCCTCCAA GATGCATGGGCCTCATTCATCTCCCAAGATGCAATTTAG
- the LOC115697919 gene encoding solanesyl diphosphate synthase 3, chloroplastic/mitochondrial, with protein MLFSRGFRRIPTATFNGFSRWFVSHRPGYSQSQTTTHCSRDSTHKIFGGFEESRFWGFAGSRYQIHHQSSSLVEEELDPFSLVADELSLVANRLRDMVVAEVPKLASAAEYFFKMGVEGKRFRPTVLLLMATALNVKVPEPAKALADTLTPELRTRQQSVAEITEMIHVASLLHDDVLDDAETRRGVGSLNCIMGNKVSVLAGDFLLSRACVALAALKNTEVVTLLATVLEQLVTGETMQMTCTSEQRCSMEYYMQKTYYKTASLISNSCKSVAVIAGQTTEVAMLAFEYGKNLGLAYQLIDDILDFTGTSASLGKGSLSDIRHGIVTAPLLYAMEEFPQLRAVVEQGFENPKNVDIALDYLGKSRGIQKARELAIKHANLAAEAIESLPESDDEDVKRSRRALVDLTQRVVTRTK; from the exons ATGCTATTCTCAAGGGGATTTCGTCGGATTCCGACCGCCACCTTCAATGGGTTTTCCCGTTGGTTCGTCTCTCACCGACCCGGGTACTCACAGTCACAGACCACTACTCATTGTTCTAGAGATTCAACCCACAAG ATTTTTGGCGGTTTCGAAGAAAGTCGTTTCTGGGGTTTTGCTGGCTCTAGATACCAAATTCATCACCAGAGTAGCTCCTTAGTTGAG gaAGAATTAGACCCTTTTTCTCTTGTTGCGGATGAACTCTCACTTGTTGCTAATAGGTTAAGGGATATGGTAGTTGCTGAG GTGCCCAAGCTTGCTTCTGCTGCTGAGTACTTCTTTAAAATGGGTGTGGAGGGGAAGAGATTTCGTCCAACG GTATTATTGTTAATGGCAACAGCATTAAATGTTAAGGTTCCCGAGCCTGCTAAAGCGTTAGCAGATACTTTAACACCCGAGTTACGTACAAGGCAGCAATCTGTTGCAGAAATAACAGAGATGATCCAT GTGGCAAGCCTACTACATGATGATGTCTTAGATGATGCAGAAACTAGACGCGGTGTTGGTTCGTTGAATTGCATTATGGGAAACAAG GTATCGGTATTAGCAGGAGATTTTCTGCTTTCTCGAGCTTGTGTTGCCCTCGCAGCTTTAAAGAATACCGAG GTAGTTACGCTACTAGCCACGGTTCTAGAACAGCTCGTGACAGGTGAAACCATGCAAATGACATGTACATCTGAACAACGTTGTAG TATGGAATATTATATGCAAAAGACATATTACAAAACTGCATCGTTAATTTCGAACAGTTGCAAGTCGGTTGCAGTCATTGCTGGACAAACTACAGAAGTTGCAATGCTAGCATTTGAGTACGGCAAAAATTTG GGTTTGGCTTATCAATTGATAGATGATATTCTTGATTTCACCGGCACGTCAGCTTCCCTCGGAAAGGGCTCGCTATCTGATATCCGTCAT ggtATTGTTACAGCTCCATTATTGTACGCCATGGAAGAGTTTCCTCAGTTGCGCGCCGTGGTTGAGCAGGGATTTGAAAACCCCAAAAATGTTGACATT GCACTCGACTACCTTGGAAAGAGTCGCGGGATACAAAAGGCGAGGGAACTTGCAATAAAGCATGCAAACCTCGCTGCTGAGGCAATCGAGTCACTTCCAGAGAGCGATGATGAAGATGTAAAAAGATCGAGACGAGCACTAGTAGATCTCACCCAAAGAGTCGTTACAAGAACAAAGTGA
- the LOC115697882 gene encoding uncharacterized protein LOC115697882 isoform X1 — protein sequence MDESWRMPMSESHHSRRRSTEQAAVFADSTDTLDPEDFSDVFGGPPRSVYWRKVSADFAGATSNSFYDEIFRPQESFNSGRRGFPAFRIPGGNDLGFYGDVFGSDRRDDGGGERMSRERSRPNSKAKSKSKSASSSVLSSEEMSPVVGEHVALSDFASKLRPINVPCRRSSTTLMQAEESLLKKQLGRINSNIIPSFFYGASRSPNDNNSFVEQAQFMETDIDQNTVHNWSSTTLVNNNNKSSSSQYFGFSRRVSSPETVSVKISLDDFDEQLNSPASSAVSSLCHDGSTINQTKSETHGTIDQVDQDELRDEDHEDEYEYDDDDEVNSSYVIEIGSDYRERTSSENAVAIDDAIAWAKERLQTYTNSEKELNTSLKEEDKESAKLVEEAMPNTRTFPQELMDNKHGIVQSSESQMEMRLQDENIRLWSSGKEKDIRLLLSTLHYILWANSGWSAISLTNLIESSQVKKAYQKARLCLHPDKLQQRGVTLPQKYVADKAFSILQDAWASFISQDAI from the exons atggaCGAATCTTGGCGAATGCCGATGTCGGAGAGCCACCACTCGCGGCGGCGATCCACAGAGCAAGCTGCAGTGTTCGCCGATTCCACCGATACTCTCGATCCCGAGGACTTCTCCGACGTATTTGGAGGTCCGCCTCGAAGTGTTTACTGGAGGAAAGTTTCAGCTGATTTCGCTGGTGCCACTTCGAATTCATTTTACGATGAGATTTTCAGGCCGCAGGAGAGTTTTAACTCCGGTAGACGGGGATTTCCGGCGTTCAGGATTCCCGGTGGAAACGATCTTGGATTCTACGGCGATGTTTTTGGATCTGATCGTCGTGATGACGGCGGTGGAGAACGTATGTCGAGGGAAAGGTCGAGGCCGAATTCGAAGGCGAAATCGAAATCGAAGTCGGCTTCTTCTTCTGTGCTTAGCTCGGAGGAAATGAGTCCGGTGGTCGGAGAACACGTGGCGTTGTCGGATTTCGCTTCCAAGCTCAG GCCAATCAATGTTCCATGCAGAAGAAGCTCAACCACATTAATGCAAGCAGAGGAAAGTTTATTGAAGAAACAGTTAGGAAGAATCAACAGTAATATTATTCCAAGTTTCTTCTATGGCGCCAGCCGTAGTCCTAATGATAATAATTCCTTTGTTGAACAAGCCCAATTCATGGAGACTGATATTGACCAAAACACCGTCCACAATTGGAGTAGTACTACTttagtaaataataataataagtcatCTTCTTCTCAATATTTTGGGTTCTCCAGAAGGGTCTCTTCCCCTGAAACTGTTAGTGTCAAGATCTCTCTAGACGATTTTGACGAACAGCTCAACTCTCCAGCCTCTTCTGCAGTCTCTTCTTTATGTCATGATGGTAGTACGATCAATCAAACTAAATCAGAAACACATGGGACTATTGATCAAGTTGATCAAGATGAATTAAGAGATGAAGATCATGAGGATGAGTATgagtatgatgatgatgatgaagttaATAGTTCTTATGTGATTGAAATTGGTTCAGATTATAGAGAAAGGACATCATCTGAAAATGCTGTTGCTATTGATGATGCCATTGCTTGGGCTAAAGAGAGGTTACAAACATATACTAATAGTGAAAAAGAACTCAACACAAGTCTCAAGGAAGAGGATAAAGAGTCTGCCAAATTGGTTGAAGAAG CAATGCCTAATACAAGGACATTTCCCCAAGAACTAATGGATAACAAACATGGAATAGTTCAATCTTCAGAG TCACAGATGGAAATGAGATTACAAGATGAGAATATAAGGTTATGGTCATCTGGAAAAGAAAAAGACATTCGTTTGCTTCTTTCAACACTGCATTAT ATATTATGGGCCAACAGTGGGTGGTCAGCAATTTCATTGACAAACCTAATAGAAAGCTCACAAGTTAAAAAAGCATATCAGAAAGCAAGGCTGTGTCTTCATCCAGACAAACTACAGCAAAGAGGAGTAACACTTCCTCAAAAATATGTTGCTGACAAAGCCTTTTCCATCCTCCAA GATGCATGGGCCTCATTCATCTCCCAAGATGCAATTTAG